cggaatcccataaatcatctctcatgacatggttggattcaatgactcgaatagtggttgcatacaacccactagagcgacacataagtttctctaagactcgtttatgtccgtagtcattagaggtgatgcaaaggaactcttgtccattctcacaatgtgtttccacatgaaaaccattggctcttatatctttgaagctcaatagggttcttcctgccctaggagcataaagagcttcggtgacattcaaagtagtgccattaggcaacataaattgagctggtcctcgaccatgaatcaattgagatggtccagccatcgtagtcacagaagatcgagtaggcgccatccataggaatagctgcctatttcgaaggatggtatgtgtagtggcactatccacgaggcattcgagctctccgggaaacatactgaaaaataataaagttcgaatttagaatatgtccaagacatttgaataaaataagtcgatactttattaatgatagccaatgattacatcaaagtttcttgactaaaatctaatccaatataaaatcaaatagtagacaaatcgtagtcacttaatccgttcggtaatttcaattttgttgtgaccaggtaaggtaaggtgagattttggtggagcgttgctcacttttaaaaccgttctctcagatcaaaccttgcctagacatcacaagtactcttgagtacgcctagagggaaaaagttaatacaataagtcatgttattgatttaaggcataattgccattacatgattcttggaaaaaataaaggactatactaatcaaaatctgcagcatccttgtgcaattctttgtcagatttaaagtccgctatggtgagattggcgTGTGCAtcatcaccttcttcttctacatcttcGGCAAGATAGGTCTCATGTTCTCGAAATtccctatatgccttgtaatgtgcagctaattgtttgcttgcattgcattgcttgaaccaatgttcaATAGATCCACATCTATGGCATGCATCATTACGATTTCCTCCCTTGAATTGAGATGCATCTTGTGCATGAGGACGAGATTGGCGTCCGTGTTGGACATTGGCGCCACCCCTATGGCCGGCGGCCTTGtgtccccctctcccacgttggcTTTTGTTGCCACGTGTTCCCGCTCCAttgtggcggtttccttcctttgtagggcggttatatggaccaaaacgtccgttATGTCCCTTAttgttagggttccgctccttgcgccctcctttgggtgcatgattataattcgcctcctgaacgctcttagttccgataggccttgaattataattcttcacgaggatattatcatgtttttcagctacagacataatagtaatgagctgatgaaatctcgtgatccgtctagtatcgaattccgttcgatattgctttgagagcaaaattgcttagacggggaaggtggagagagttttctcaattagttcttgctctgtgacgggttgtccacagaaccccaacatggttttgaggcgtagaacttctgaattatattcagctacagacttgaagtcggcgaatcgtagattgccccattgaactttcaagtcagggaggagggtatccttgatattaccaaatcgctcttctagcgcgacccataattctctagcatccttgattgccatgtactccagtcggagtgatttatccatgtggcgcctcatcaagatgagggcggtggcattgttcgtagccgtacgctcaaatatgagagtaggattaggagcttgaattaagggtaggatcccttttgaagtgagatggtgctcaacatccgtggcccaactatgatattccgagccagttgaggtaagtgcaggaaagtcaagtttcgacatcctgaaataagaagaagaaatatattagtttcggagttaaaacttccacgacaactaaatatttaagatttccgagctatgctaccaagaaatcgatttccaagaaaattggattagaccgaaacaatgatgtttattaggtcataaatcgatgcttgcggacgctctcagtccgaagtcttacgaacgctcttagttcgttaattgcgtgaatccccacgattccgcttttcaatgatcgaacccacgttataagaaaggtgggatgtagaagaagggaggttttcaagtccccgagaaaagaataagaaatataaattccgaattataggaacttcaaaaacttactcttttgaatacttacttgtatttggatcacgcgcgtgtcgatgcaggcgtgatggagcgaagcaatccAAGTAGAGGCGTGCAGCGAatgcggggcagcaggggctgcggtgGTAGTAGTGGTGCAGGAGCAGCGGAGGCAAACTGCAGGAGCAGCAGCAGTGGTGTAGGGCTGCAGGTGCACGGGTGAGTAGGTGGGGCAGCAGCGTGCGCAGGTGTGCGTAGGGAAGCAGGgtgcgcaggtgtgcgcgggGCAGCAGCGGGCGCAGGTGTGCGCGCGGGGCAGCAGCGGGCGCAGGTGTGCGCAGGTGTGCGTGCGGGGACGTTGCAGGGGCAGCGTGGGGTGGACGCACGGGCGCGGGGCTGCAGGGCAGCGAACTGGGCGCGGGGGCTCGCTGGCAGGTAGGCAGGCCGAGAGGGCTGCAGGAGCAGGCGGGCTAGCAAGGGGctaggtgctgcaggggcagtaggcacGCAGGTAGGCAGAGAATTGCAGGCAAGTGCTTGCGGCAGGTTTTGgtgagaagaattttttttttagggtttttagtttCCTGTTTTTGTggctagagtcgtgctgataacgtgtttaagtatattggtattgagagagattgatgagagaagtgtattcttattattgagaataggagccctatatatagggattacaaagtgctagttctaatgttacaaggaataccaatccgtgtaggattgggaaatctagaaccttctctcctattgctactcctagtttgataaggcacactaaatcgatattccttcaacagtaCCCAATTTCAGAATTCAAATACTAGGGATCCCCATCTATGTTATCCGATTTCTCCCGAATTTTTTCCAGATAAGATCGAATACCCGATGGGTATCCTTCCCGATggagatttttgccatccctaaacGAACCGACAATTGAATTCACATAGCCAAAGTAGGAAGTATTGAAACTCTAAAATAAAACATCTCGCATTTGTAGTTGCAAGTTTTCAACGCTTCGATTTAAACTAAACGAAGGTCACTGTCCCGTCCAATAGAGTTATGAGCGACAAAGGAGTGAAAGGACATGGACCCAGAGTGAAACAAAAGAAACCGAAGCTAGGTGTTGCTATTTCAAAATGAAATTAATCGTTTAGATCGAGTAGAGAAACTATTGGTGCAGTTTGGCCGGCTCAAAAGAATATATGATCACACAAATAGAAATGATCGAATCATTATTTTCATCACACAGTTAGCACTGTTAAAAATATCAACGATAAATTTATTGATATGGGTCGCAGCTGGGCTTTGGTTGGTTAAAAATTTATTCCAAGACACTGCATTGGGTGATGTATATAATTAAATGGGAGTAGCTTCATGCTTCCCCTACTAGGAAATGGCAGATTTTTTGGTGTCACTCTTCCCCACATATTCATGTCAATTAATTTTGACCAGTACCAATTTACAGTACTCATCACCTTCTTAAATCCCCCAACCTAAcctcttcattttcattcacTCTAACTTATTGGATTCATCTATCCTATATATATTTGCCAGTAAGGCTTCACTCTTGGAACAAAGGCAAAGAGATGGAGTTTTCAAGTAGTAAACTCTTGGGTTCCTTGAGCTTTCTTGCTCTAGTTTTCACAGTCGTTCTTGGAGACCCTTTAGTTCCAGCTCTTATCATCTTTGGGGACTCTGTAGTCGATGTGGGAAACAATAACAATCTCAACACAGTCATCAAGGCCAACTTTCCTCCTTATGGAAGAGACTTTGTGAATCACAAACCAACTGGAAGATTCTGTAATGGAAAGCTTGCCACCGATTTCACTGGTATACATAAATTTCTCGATCATGcatggtttcttcttcttcgtcgtcttctACTGTAATGATTACTGTatatatgtgtaatggttaCTCTCTTCTACAGCTGAATATCTGGGATTCACTTCATATCCATCAGCTTACCTAAGCCAAGAAGCCAGCGGGAAGAACCTCTTGACTGGAGTCAACTTTGCCTCAGCTGCTTCTGGATTTTACGACGCAACAGCACAGTTATATGTATGTAAACACCGACATTTAAGTAATTTGGATCTCTTCTTCATCACTATATATCCATCACTTTTACAGTTTCAGTCTATATATCTTGGTCTAATGATGATCTGTTTGTGGTATCGTAGAATTCGATTTCACTGACCCAGCAACTGAATAACTACAAGGAGTATCAAAGTAAAGTGGTGAATCTGGTAGGACAAACTAAAGCCAATGCCATATTCTCTGGAGGCATCCACCTTCTAAGTGCAGGGAGCAGTGATTTCATTCAGAACTACTACATCACTCCCCTCGTTACGGTCTATACGCCTGATCAATTCTCGGACATTCTCATTAGATCCTACTCTACATTCATTCAGGTTGCTCCTCACTCGTATACATTACGCATTAcagcattttttttcctttatatatGTACTGTTAATTTGTTACTTTGTTATTTTATATTCGGTCCTGCGGAAGAATTAACAAAAACATTGACTTTCGTAGTGGTAGTAGTTAATGCATTAGGAGACTTAGTACAATTGGTATACTACTGTATGCAAGCCTACTATTACCGATATTATTGTATTGAAACATTAATGCAATTTAGAGTTTAATCTTCTTAATTCCATGAACAAGCTTTCAAATTTGTAAAGTGTCATTTTTCTACACTTGAAACTTGCCAGAGAAGTAGTCTTGTCTTAACTCGGATACTACAAAATATCTAGGACCAATATGGTAGGTATCTTCCTCGAGTAGTATTATTACCTGATAAATCATTGATACTCTAGACTTTTTTGCACATCTGTGCCTTATGATTCATAACAGTCATTAGTTTTGGTCTGGTCACATAGCTCAGATGTTGTTTAGTGGGCAAATCTAAACCTGGCTGAGTGGCTGGAATGGATTTGAAATTACAGCTGAGGCCGGGTCTATGATCAAAGCCACGCATTTGATAATTAATCAAAGATCGTTAATTCTGTATAGTatgattttcacattatatgATGCTGGATTTGCACATTTTGACAGAATTTGTATGGGTTGGGAGCAAGAAGGATTGGAGTTACAAGCTTACCGCCAACAGGGTGTTTGCCAGCAGCAATCACCCTATTTGGCAATGGAAACAACCAATGCGTCACAAGACTAAACGGAGATGCCATTTCATTCAACAAGAAGCTAAAGAGCACATCTCAAAGTTTGCAGACCAAACTTCCGGGCCTCAAGCTTGTGGTCTTCGATATCTTCCAGCCTCTGCTGGATATGGTCACAAAGCCTAGTGATAATGGTAAAGTACCCATCGACCTAAATAGTTATTCAATATTTAGTCAattaatgaaacaaaaagaCATATACATTagtaccaaaaaaagaagaagttattTGATCTATTCACCAATACAAGTGTAGAAAAATGACATTTTACAAATTTATTGGGGGTAGAAAAAGTTCTTTTACCGACCCTTCCCTATTCTTTTACCTATTCcacaaaaaaaaagttcttttaCCCACCCTTCCATCTCTGATCTGTTGTCCATCTCTGTGATGGGTAAATGTATTGGGGTAGCTAGATTACATGCATATTGTGATCACTAGCTAAGTAATCGAGAATTAATGCAATTAACTCTAATTAAGGAGACTGATGGTTTCCTCTGTGATGTATTTATTCGATTGTTAGGGTTCATGGAGTCGAGACGAGCTTGCTGTGGAACAGGAACATTAGAAACCTCTGTGCTTTGCAACTCGGGGTCTATAGGAACATGTAGCAATGTGACTGGTTATGTGTTTTGGGATGGATTCCATCCCTCTCAAGCTGCCAACGAGGTCTTGGCCGGTGATCTACTTCAGCAGGGTTTCGATCTTATATCCTGAACTTATTGCACGGTGGAATAATTAGTACAACTGGTCTACTGTAATCtcgttattttatttttattttttaatttttccatCTCGTAATTTTACATTGAAGTATCTGGTGGTTTTAGTTTGAGATGAGTTCAGTGTAAGAGGGTAGCTGCATGTTCTGAACTCTAAACGTTTCTAATTGATAAATTTAGTATTTCTTGCTTTAGTAATAACTGGCAAttgtatatcttttttttttttttggcaatccaTGCTTGAACTCTCTCTTtattgaaataatgaaaattagAAACAACAAGTGGGGAACAAATGTTCAACCCAGCAATAAAAACTCAAGCAGGAAACGAAAACAATTGAACATCTAACTAACCCGAAAACAAGGCAAATCTTGTTGGTCTTTTCTACAAGAATCTACGATGAAAGGATTAGCAGCCTACCATGTCATACCAGAAGAAGACGAGCCATGGTTTGCGAGTGCATCAGCCGCACAATTACCTTCCTGATAATTGTGAGAATAATGGAATTGAGATTGAGATATGAGATGCATGGTATTTCCGGATTTCCACTCTACATGAAGTTGCAAAGGCACCAACATAAGAGAGCAAAGAAAATCAAGGACTATTGAAGAGTCAACTTCTAACCAAATGTATTTCCAGTTTCTAACCCAAGCTAATTCAATGTCCTTTAATCACCACCATACCTTCCTCTGCAAAGCTAATTAAGGATCTCCGGACTAGAGAAAAAGAGTCAAGAACTTGACCACAATGATCACGGCACACTCCACCATAACGAGCTTTATTTGTATGTTCTCTTGTTCCGAGCCCCATCTGTATATATTTAGGGTAAACCTATGGTATGTTAActtttctcatacatcaactatttttaccactttaaggactcatgatACCATTTTGAAGACTAATATTACGATATATTTTGAGGATTCATACGGTAAACTatgaaaatttaccactttaaggactcatgttaccactttgaggactaatattactattttgaggactcattttaccacatgtcatacgttaacacattgtagaattttccataTATTTTAACCCCACCAAGGACTAGAAGGGACTCTATATACACAATTACACGCACATACACTATGATTCCGAACACAAAGACCGTTACAGCTAGTTCTCCTACCCTATGATTTCTAACTCATAAATCCGGAATTTGTTGTGAATATATCTTCCTTCTGCTTCCACACCTAGACTCCtagtgtgtgtatgtgtgtgtgtatatatatattcatacatTCAAACTCAAAAGGTATCACTCGACAATCGATCAATCAGTCACAGAAAACGTGACCGTGGACAATTTATAATGGAGCATCTCTATGACAAAACTACCGACGAAGAAGTTGGTCCCTGTGGAATTATTTTCATAACCTGCTGTTCCTGCATTGTGTGGCTAATCATTCTCTACTTCCCAATCATGACCGCGGACATTGCATGGTCAAACCTTTTAATTAAGGTCTAAGGacgaaagaaatggaaaaagagAGCACCTAATCATTCAGCTTCCATATGGCTTGATTAATTGCTCTCAAGATAATTACTGCAGCTTTTGAGGGAGAGATTAATGATCTAATTCTTGAAGCCTCTTAAGTCTAGTGTCTTTTCAAATTTTATGCTTCAGTTTAGGAGTTTTAAAGTTTCCTTTATTAAGTCTTTTATGCTTCAGGTTTGGGAGTCTAAGAGTATTGCTATGAGTCTTTAATGCTAGTTAAATGTGAACTATCTGGTCAAGTATAAATAAGTCTAATTGCCAAATGACCAGGCATGTCCTGATGAATAAACATTATCAGAGTATTCTGAGTTTTCCTGAGATGGGAGTGTTGGTGTGAAGCTTATAATAAGCTTAATTATAAGCACCCAAACTAATTAGTTAGTTTGGGTGCGAAGCCTGTGATTGATTCCTAATTCATAGTTTTCTCTTCCTATCCTACAAAATTTGTGTGTTATAATGTCTAAACTTTAGTGTTTGTCAATCCTGGTGTCTAACCAGCAAGTATACTGCATCAGAAAGAACAAGCAACAAAGTTCTAATGGACAAGAAACATTGTAATGCCTGGCGGCCGCTTTTGTAATGCGTGGTGGCCGCCAAAATTCTACTTGCATGCATCAACCATAGACAGAGTGAAGCTCTTCAACCTAAAAGACAAGTGGATCAAAATGGCCATGAAGAAGAAACCTAGAATCGGAACTACTATATAAATGGCTTGTGGAGGAAGTGAAAAATCAGTGCTCCATTGTCTAGTTAGGTGCATAAACTTTAGCGTAAATTCCCATCATATAATCAAACTATAATGATATTTAGCAAGCCATTGACGTAATTCTGAGAAACCATGATATACTAGTCTGAGCAAATAACAACACCAACGAGACAATCAATagataaaaatgcaaagaacaGAAGCTAAGATATCGGGATTATGGGTGCCTTACCAAACTAGGATTTCTattgttgtaataggagaagattATTTTAGATTCCTAGTTCTAATTAGAATAGGACTCCTTGTACGCAAAAATTATATACTTGTATCTAGCTCCTATTACAAATGAAAGACACAACTATTCTCCTataattctctctacaattctctttttcttaaacacgttatcagcacgagccctaacccttaaaaaaaaaaaaaactcgaatAGCCGTGAAACCCTAGAACCCTATCCTAGGACCACCTCCTGCGTGCTACCATCTCTGCGCATGGTTTTGGGAAGAAAATCACAAGACtacaagaaaatcaagcatcaaGAAAGcaccaagtaagttttaaattaaagttcctgctttctgaattttaatttcttattcttttcttcggggactttcaaaatcccttctcctacatcccacctttcttgtaATGTGGGTTCGATTCATAAAAGTGGAACCGTGGGGAGTTCACGCTAAactacgaactaagagcgttcataagCTAAGGACTAAGAGAGTTCGTGAGCATCGAAAATTGACCattcaaatatcattgtttcagtctaattcaaatttcttggaatttgatttcttggaagcaaaaACGCTCAGAAATCtttattagttgtcgtggaagtattatactccgaaactaatttatTCTCCTTCGTTTTTTGAATGTCGAATGCAAACATGCAAAAACTTGACCTCACTAAACTAGATTCGAGTTATCACCGATGGGTGAATAATGTCGAGAATCACCTCACTACTAATGAGTTTCTGTGGAGCAGAGCACACATAACAAGatttaattgagaaaactctctcaaCCTTCCCGTTTCAACATTACTAGTTTCAAAGCAATATAGGCTTGAGTACAATGCTGAACGGATCACGaagtttcatcagcttatcactGTTATATCAGTTGCTGAGAAACATGAAAATATACTCGTgaaaaactataattcaaggcctGTTCGAATGAAGAGCGTTcacgaggcgaattataatagtgcacccaaaggagggcacAACGAGCGAAACCGTAAAGTTAAGGGCCAAGGAAATGGACGtgtgggtccatataaccgccatACAAAGGATAGCATACCAAAATCCACGGAATAGCAAATGCCTTGCCCCCTTTAATTCGGAAATAAGAATCACCATATCCAATCGTTGCTAATGTCAATACAAATAGATGAAAATAATCTTTGACAGTCATCTTGTAATGGTCACTCTCCCTGTGCTCAAGAAGAAAAATACCTAGCATTCCTATACCAATGCTCCCAAGTACCCCCACAAGCGATAAACCAAATAGCAGGCAATCTTTCTTTAACCCTTTCACAAAATATGTCTTGTTCAGCCACCACTTAATATTATAGATCACAGTGCTACCCAAAACAGAGACAAGAATGCCTGCCAAtaccaagaaaacaatgtcCATCTTGGTCCCTGAGGTAAGAGAGTAAATATCCCCATATCCTATAGTTAAATAGTGACCACAACAAAATAACTAGTGTTGAGCAACCTGTTTCTTGCTTCCATCTTCCAGTATTTCGCAGAATGCTTAAAACAATATCTTGTACCTAAGATCAGGTACATAAATATAATCATCAAGGCTTCAATGCAAGGATACAATCCCTTCACTCCCTCATTATGCTCAGCAGTCCTGAACAATG
Above is a genomic segment from Rosa chinensis cultivar Old Blush chromosome 3, RchiOBHm-V2, whole genome shotgun sequence containing:
- the LOC112193849 gene encoding GDSL esterase/lipase At5g03810, with product MEFSSSKLLGSLSFLALVFTVVLGDPLVPALIIFGDSVVDVGNNNNLNTVIKANFPPYGRDFVNHKPTGRFCNGKLATDFTAEYLGFTSYPSAYLSQEASGKNLLTGVNFASAASGFYDATAQLYNSISLTQQLNNYKEYQSKVVNLVGQTKANAIFSGGIHLLSAGSSDFIQNYYITPLVTVYTPDQFSDILIRSYSTFIQNLYGLGARRIGVTSLPPTGCLPAAITLFGNGNNQCVTRLNGDAISFNKKLKSTSQSLQTKLPGLKLVVFDIFQPLLDMVTKPSDNGFMESRRACCGTGTLETSVLCNSGSIGTCSNVTGYVFWDGFHPSQAANEVLAGDLLQQGFDLIS